tccataccagtctttttgtGTCAGTGCTTGATGTTTGTGAATACACTCTTGCCcacattttattgcattgttccTTTTATACTGAAGAGAGGAAATGGCTAAGCATGCCCCTATTCACGCGTTTTCAGCCTTTAGAAAGTGTCTTCCACCATGCAGAAAGTCGTTTACGGAATTGTCTTTTGGATGAAAGACACAATAGAGTCCCATGCATTGTAGCGAAGTATTGTCATATAGTGATCCATAAACGCAAGTCATTTTTAACAATGAGCAATTGCCAACAGTGATGTAGTTTTTATAGTCAGATGGTTATTTTATACTGTTGTTTGCTACATTATTTGATTGACATTTTTTTTGTATATAATCATATATTATATAATTGTTTGGTATGATTAAACAGGTCTTTTGCTCACCTTTATGGAACTCAAAgtatgttttatatttgtatgtttGAAATTTGCTGGTCTATGGCCGTATTAAATAAATTGAATACACTCATGCTACACTAACCCTCCATTGTTGAGGGTTAGTGTTGTTGCTGCCTCTTCCATTTCTATCATGAACTCTTTCCCACCTGCATCTAACATGAGGAAAGCTGTGCATAGTACAGGTGCAGCATCCTAAATTGCCCTACTGATTCAGCCATGTATCAACACAACATTGCAGTCTACTAGGCTATAAATTAGTTAGAGGCTTCAGGATGAGGTTTTCCCTGCATGAGCATCCCAAAATTTATGAGAAGTCTAGTGAAATACATAATATGCATCAACAGCTTTCTACATATGGATTAGTCAGTTTACACAGCCGAATAACTCATATTTAAAAGACACATGTCAGTAGTTCTGATGCTAAGTATGGGGAAGGAGTTCACTAATTGTTGCTGTAAATGCTTCCTTTACAATTTTTCTCGGCTCCAAGTTGAAAGCAGTTATTCAGAGAAAACACACACCTGTATTATTATATCCACTAAAACAGCTAGTCATATCCACTAATCTAGCTGGTTGTGTCTAGGTTCATTACCACTGAAGAAAGTACAAGGGGACTGTCCTATGGAACATCATGACTGGTGGCATCTTGTGTTTTGATTACTGAACGGAATCCTTAttaatgcagttttttttttcttttatccaGGTTTTTCCTCTGCGTGTGTGAAATATCAGCAGACCAAAAATGGCAGCAAATAAGCCTAAAAGTCAAAATTCTTTGGCTCTGCACAAAGTCATCATGGTAGGCAGTGGGGGTGTAGGAAAATCTGCATTAACGCTGCAGTTCATGTATGATGAGGTAAGAACCTAACTTCCATAAGTGTATTTTTAGTTTGAAGCAGATCATATTATCAAGTTGCACATGAACCAAGGAGACAAACATCGCAGTTTGTTCAGCTTTAGTAATGAATGATGTAGATAACAAGAGAATTACTCAATGCATGTATAAAGAAAATTCAAGTGCACACTAgagctgtgcaaaaaaaaaaacccaccttgtttgtttgttagggTCTATTGGACTGGAAAAATTGGTATTTGAATCTAGAAAAAAAAACTTCTAAAAAAAAAGCTAGCCAGACCCTGGAGCTGacctggcttctcctgcagcacagtCTGAACTGCCCCGAAAATCTGTGTGCAGCAGGAAGGTCTCCTCACTGTACACAGACCAGGCTGGGTTTTTCCTGTAGCAcaatttaaactgagctgcaggagaagctgtccCTGGGATCTGTGTGTGGCGGGGAGATTTCTTGCTGCCACTCACAGACCTGAGAGGATCCACTAGGATggtgggagctgagagctctgttcTGCCGTGgctgatcctgggctgattcttttTGCAGTTCATTTAAATCAAGTTGCAAGAGGAGTCTGCTTCAGCCAATGTGGTGCAGATCCCTCAGCTTCTGTCGCTTTAGCTGAtcctctctgttttgtgtgcagtGGAGAGAGACCTTCCCACCACACACAGATCCTAGGGGCAGCTGCTCCTATCCCCATACAGTGGGGAGGTCTCTGCCCGCCACGCACAAATTCTGGGGATGATttctcctgcagcacagtttatatcagtatagctgaatatccaTGAATTAAAGTCCCCATGCATGCCAGTAGTCAATGAAAACAGAGAATTTGTAATTGGCTTAAATAATAACTGAAAAATACCGATAAGGTGTATTTCAAGTATTTTTTTTGTTCCATTTAGCCAGATGTGCACCCTGAGTGTACACAGATTGGATATGTGTCCTCTAACTACTGTTTCTCATGGGAAACTTTGATACTAACCATTATAATACTTGAGTACTTGTTTCTCTGTTTAGTTGTATAGCATTCTGTGTGAGGGTGCAAGTTAGAAATGGAGACATCTCATACTGAATATGACATCTTAATATAAACGGTGGCATATGTATTCTTTTTAGGAACTAAAGATGAACCAAAAATGTTCAGGCATGTGCCCTGACAGCAGCTGGATCTGAATTAAAAACTATATGGAACTTTAGGTGATCAGTGTTTGGTTTTAGTTAACAGTTTTACCCTTTATTTACAAAAAATTGGGTTTCAGGTATGTTTCTACCATATTATAGGAGTTCTTTAGTGCTTGTCTGACTTTGATGATGTAAACAGATGATGATGCCATCTAAATAACATGATGTCACTTTGGCTGTGTACTCATGATAATTAGCTAAATATACAAGGAATGGGAGAGAGGAATCTAGTGTGGGAACATTAGCTCAGTGATTCCCAGTCTCTTTGATGTCATGATCCACAAGTCCAAATTTCCTTGGTATGGAAAGGcacataaaaaaagaaagaaaaggcatgcCCAAATCAACAAAACCAGAAAAGCCTGGGACCCACTTTCACAGGCTCTGCAACCTGCTTTAGGTTTgggacccacaggttgggaaatgcttcATTAGATCAAAATATTGCTTTCCTtggtgacttagaatcatagtgatgacctcctgggtcatctagtcaaacaccctgcactatacaggacactcacaaccctatccctaatccactgtaacctgtcacatccttgaatcttcacagaatcagcttttccatcagatggctatctagcctctgtttaaaaatttccaaatatggagaacccaccacctcccgaggaagcctgttccactgagaaaccactctgactgtcaggaacttcttccagatgtttagatggaatttcttttgaattaatttcatcccattggatctggtctgtccctccggggcaagagagaaaaactgtgctccatcctctatatggcaccctttaaaatacttgaagatggctatcagatcccctcttagtcgtctcctctccaggctaaacagactaagctctcccaaccttttctcatatgtcttggtctccaagcctctcaccatctttgttgccctcctctggacacactccagtttgtctacatctctcttcaactgtggtgccctaAACTGAACGcactactccaagtgaggctgaaccagagcagagtaaagcagtgctATCacatctggacacgatactctgtttgatacaggcccaaaacccatttgcctttttagccaccgagtcaacactgctgaatcatgttcagtgtatggtctactaagactcctaaatccttttcgtacatactactgctaagacaagtctcccccatcctatattggtagctatggtttttcctacttaaatgcagaactttatatttgtccctattgaatttcatttaattcagtttagaccacttctcGAGCCTTGATAACAATGTAACGttagtggggaaggggaggttatCCTTAGCCATTTTATACCATCTATCATTATGATATCTGCACTTCATTTCAGGGAGCTGTTTGGGAGGGTAGTATAAAATTCCAATAAATGAGTTGATAAAAGGATGGATAaatggggaaataaataaataaataaaatacaataccatACCCTGGGGACATCCAAAGTAAAATGACAGGGAGGGGTGCAGAAACTCCGGTTCTCCTTAGCATACCTGTACTTCAACTTTCTTTGCTATTACTGAGGGTCCCCACAGGAGCAGAATTTCCATGGGTCatcgtgtgtgcatgtgtggaggAGTGTTCTGCAAAATTTGCACAGTTACTGTACACACACAGAATTGACCCTTTTCTTCCTTACCAGTTTGTGGAAGACTACGAACCCACCAAAGCAGACAGCTACAGGAAAAAAGTAGTTCTTGATGGCGAAGAAGTCCAGATAGATATACTGGATACAGCAGGACAGGAAGATTATGCTGCAATCAGAGACAACTACTTTCGAAGTGGAGAGGGTTTTCTCTGTGTGTTCTCAATTACAGAGCTTGAATCTTTTGCAGCTACAGCAGATTTCAGGTAATTAGTGGGTAACTGGTTCATCTTAATGACCcgtatctatttatttatgtaaggCTATGTGCTGGAACTGTGCTTGTTACTATTTGTCCATTTAAAATTTGCCTTTTACTCTGCCTTTCATCTCGACCCATGTAGTTGAGACACGGGCTGTCATTTTGTGCATggaatttcttcctttcttctcttgaGGTATTTTGTTGTTGATTGTCAATCCTGGGCTTTTGTGAAATAGTTCACATTACTATCTaaatttcttacatttttatccaCCTCACCTACCCCCCATGAACTATCCTGTGAGTGTTCTAGCTTGCATCATCTTAATACCTCAGGCTACTGCTGCAACTCGGTTGTCTATAATAATTTCAGTTGACCTACATGAAATCTCATTCTAAGGAGAAAGGTCATGGAAAAGGATGTGAGAAAGGTCTTGAGTGAAATGCCATTATCTCCCATAACAGTATCATCCTTGTCAAAATTTGGTAGCTGGAGGGCATTTGGAAGAAAagctgctttagaatcatagaatcacagaatcatagagttggaaggggccacacaggccatctagtccaaccccctgctcaacgcaggatcagcccgaagcatcctaaagctttgtgtgtgtctatatgtgtatacagacacacacacagcatatTCAAAGATTGTGATGCTGAACTAGTCTAATCATGAAGCAATAAAAAAGACCCCCAAAAAAGACCCTACATTTCTTTCTGGACTTCAATTATTTGAAGCTTCATGCCAGcttggttttccttttgtgggTGTTGAAGTActcaaataaatgttttcagcCTTCTACAGTGTATATTCATGGCCACATTTCTGTATACAATCATCATTTAGGCCTCTTTACATAGCAAGCAAGATCTCCTGCAACTTGACAGTAATTGTTGCATAGTTAGAAATTTAGGTGGAGCTTCTTTAACCAAAATTACCAAACAGCTGCTGTatactgaataatgcacttctTGCATGTGGATCATTTGTCAATTGCAGATATGAGAAACTGGAGGTGAGTAATTGACCAGAATTACTGAGTCAATGATAATTACAGAAATAGACTTTACAGTGACTCACTTTTTAACCAGTTAAGTATCTGTGTTGCAGCGGGAATTGGGAGCTACATCTTGCAACATGGAAATGGACTGCTGGCTGCTCTATAGTCGTCTCTTTTTCCACCCCTTATAGGGGTGTCTACTTAACTATATAGAAGTcaaaggatttatttttttatttttatgaaaaCCTAAATCCTTTGCCTTCAGAAATTGTTACTGTTAACTGAGGAGCCTTAAAGACAATTAATGTGATGATAAAAATCCCCAATATACCCCTTTAAAAGCCAGTACGTATctgatttaaataataataacacaaaaataaaatcacatgttttcaaaatcaacATTAAAAGCCTAAAGCCACAGCAGAGGGCATAAGCCTCTGGGGCACGAGGCATGAgccctccggggagggtggtatattaatataataaatactGGCATGGTGGTATGAAAACAAGCTGCAATAGAATTTAAAACATGAGTGAGAATAAAAATGCCCCTTTCTGGCATCTGAGAATAAGCTTGGCACCAGATAATCTTTGTGGAAATAATTCCGTAGGACGGTAACTACCAATGAGAATATTACATTCCTGACTCACACCTAGCTTCTGTATGTGGGTGCACAGAGCAGTGCCCCTGGTTACTTCTGTGGATGGGCAGATATGTACGTAATAAAACATGGCTGAAATTACAGCTGTAATAAAACATGCTGCAAAGAGCCTTATCTGAGCCATATTTGATGTGCTTGTTCATGATTATGGGTTGGGAAAAAATCATGGATGGATGGGCAGTCAGACAGACAGTGGAGAACAGTTTACTGAAATGAAGGATTGACATGTTGAACAAAAACTTTCCTGGGAATCTTTACTGGAATACTTCAGAAACACAGAGAGCAGAGTTCGGGGGAAGAGGGGGCTGTTAGATCC
This Paroedura picta isolate Pp20150507F chromosome 11, Ppicta_v3.0, whole genome shotgun sequence DNA region includes the following protein-coding sequences:
- the RALA gene encoding ras-related protein Ral-A produces the protein MAANKPKSQNSLALHKVIMVGSGGVGKSALTLQFMYDEFVEDYEPTKADSYRKKVVLDGEEVQIDILDTAGQEDYAAIRDNYFRSGEGFLCVFSITELESFAATADFREQILRVKEDENVPFLLVGNKSDLEDKRQVSVEEAKNRADQWNVNYVETSAKTRANVDKVFFDLMREIRARKMEDSKEKNGKKKRKSLAKRIRERCCIL